A single window of Leishmania infantum JPCM5 genome chromosome 35 DNA harbors:
- a CDS encoding proteophosphoglycan ppg4 has translation RASIDYRLCHCEQLPRRVFILVVCAVQQQLRAVGVVVVCAVQQQLRAVGVLVVCAVQQQLRAVGVVVVCAVQQQLRAVGVLVVCAVQQQLRAVGVVVVCAVQQQLRAVGVLVVCTVQQQLRAVGVLVVCTVQQQLRAVGVLVVCAVQQQLRAVGVLVVCAVQQQLRTVGVLVVCAVQQQLRAVGVIVVCAVQQQLRAVGVLVVCTVQQQLRAVGVVVVCAVQQQLRAVGVLVVCAVQQQLRAVGVLVVCAVQQQLRAIGVVVVCAVQQQLRAVGVVVVCAVQQQLRAIAVVVFCAVQQQLRAVGVLVVCAVQQQLRAVGVVVVCAVQQQLCAVGVVVVCAVQQQLRAVGVVVVCAVQQQLCAVGVVVVCAVQQQLCAVGVVVVCAVQQQLRAVGVLVVCAVQQQLRAVGVLVVCAVQQQLRAVGVVVVCAVQQQLRAVGVLVVCAVQQQLRAVGVLVVCAVQQQLRAVSVLVVCAVQQQLRAVGVVVVCAVQQQLCAVQQQLRAIAVVVVCAVQQQLCAVGVVVVCAVQQQLCAVGVVVVCAVQQQLRAVGVLVVCAVQQQLRAVGVLVVCAVQQQLRAVGVVVVCAVQQQLRAVGVLVVCAVQQQLRAVGVLVVCAVQQQLRAVSVVVVCAVQQQLRAVGVLVVCAVQQQLRAVGVLVVCAVQQQLRAVGVLVVCAVQQQLRAVGVLVVCAVQQQLRAVGVLVVCAVQQQLRAVGVLVVCAVQQQLRAVGVLVVCTVQQQLRAVSVLVVCTVQQQLRAVGVVVVCAVQQQLRAVGVLVVCTVQQQLCAVGVVVVCAVQQQLRPIGVLVVCAVQQQLRPIGVLVVCTVQQQLRAVGVLVVCAVQQQLRAVGVLVVCAVQQQLRAVGVLVVCTVQQQLRAVSVLVVCTVQQQLRAVGVVVVCAVQQQLRAVGVVVVCAVQQQLRAVSVLVVCTVQQQLRAICVVCTVQQQLRAVGVVVVCAVQQQLRAVGVVVVCAVQQQLRAVGVLVVCAVQQQLRAVGVLVVCAVQQQLRAVGVLVVCAVQQQLRAVGVLVVCAVQQQLRAVGVLVVCAVQQQLRAVGVVVVCAVQQQLRAVGVVVVCAVQQQLRAVGVLVVCAVQQQLRAVGVLVVCAVQQQLRAVGVVVVCTVQQQLRAVSVLVVCAVQQQLRAVSVVVVCAVQQQLRAVGVVVVCAVQQQLRAVGVLVVCTVQQQLRAVGVLVVCAVQQQLRAVGVLVVCAVQQQLRAVGVVVVCAVQQQLRAVGVLVVCAVQQQLRAVSVLVVCAVQQQLRAICVVCTVQQQLRAVGVLVVCAVQQQLRAVSVLVVCTVQQQLRAVSVLVVCTVQQQLRAVGVLVVCAVQQQLRAVGVLVVCAVQQQLRAVGVLVVCAVQQQLRAVGVVVVCAVQQQLRAVGVLVVCTVQQQLRAVGVLVVCAVQQQLRAVGVLVVCAVQQQLRAVGVLVVCAVQQQLRAVSVLVVCTVQQQLRAVGVLVVCAVQQQLRAVSVLVVCTVQQQLRAVGVLVVCAVQQQLRAVGVLVVCAVQQQLRAICVVVVCAVQQQLRAVGVLVVCAVQQQLRAVSVLVVCTVQQQLRAVGVLVVCAVQQQLRAVGVLVVCAVQQQLRAVSVLVVCAVQQQLRAVGVLVVCAVQQQLRAVGVLVVCTVQQQLRAVGVVVVCAVQQQLRAVSVLVVCTVQQQLRAVGVLVVCAVQQQLRAVGVLVVCTVQQQLRAVSVLVVCAVQQQLRAVGVVVVCAVQQQLRAVGVVVVCAVQQQLRAVSVLVVCAVQQQLRAVGVVVVCAVQQQLRAVGVVVVCAVQQQLRAVGVVVVCAVQQQLRAVGVLVVCAVQQQLRAVGVLVVCAVQQQLRAVGVLVVCAVQQQLRAVGVLVVCAVQQQLRAVGVLVVCAVQQQLRAVSVLVVCTVQQQLRAVGVLVVCAVQQQLRAVGVVVVCTVQQQLRAVGVLVVCAVQQQLHAVGVLVVCTVQQQLRAVGVLVVCAVQQQLRAVGVVVVCTVQQQLRAVGVLVVCAVQQQLRAVGVLVVCTVQQQLRAVGVLVVCAVQQQLRAVGVLVVCAVQQQLRAVGVLVVCAVQQQLRAVGVVVVCTVQQQLRAVGVVVVCAVQQQLRAVGVLVVCAVQQQLRAVGVLVVCAVQQQLRAVGVLVVCAVQQQLRAVSVLVVCAVQQQLRAVGVLVVCAVQQQLRAVGVVVVCTVQQQLRAVGVVVVCAVQQQLRAVGVLVVCAVQQQLRAVGVLVVCAVQQQLRAVGVLVVCAVQQQLRAVSVLVVCAVQQQLRAVGVLVVCAVQQQLHAVGVLVVCTVQQQLRAVGVLVVCAVQQQLRAVGVLVVCAVQQQLRAVGVLVVCAVQQQLRAVGVVVVCAVQQQLRAVGVLVVCAVQQQLRAVGVVVVCAVQQQLRAVGVLVVCTVQQQLRAVGVLVVCTVQQQLRAVGVLVVCAVQQQLRAVGVLVVCAVQQQLRAVGVVVVCAVQQQLRAVGVLVFCAVQQQLRAVGVLVVCAVQQQLRAVGVVVVCAVQQQLRAVGVLVVCAVQQQLRAVGVLVVCAVQQQLRAVGVLVVCAVQQQLRAVGVLVVCAVQQQLRAVSVLVVCAVQQQLRAVGVLVVCAVQQQLRAVGVLVVCAVQQQLCAVGVLVVCAVQQQLRAVGVVVVCAVQQQLRAVGVLVVCAVQQQLRAVGVLVVCAVQQQLCAVGVLVVCAVQQLFRVAQ, from the coding sequence CGCGCCAGTATTGACTACAGACTGTGCCATTGCGAACAGCTGCCAAGACGCGTCTTtatcctcgtcgtctgcgccgtccagcagcagctccgcgccgtcggcgtcgtcgtcgtctgcgccgtccagcagcagctccgcgccgtcggcgtcctcgtcgtctgcgccgtccagcagcagctccgcgccgtcggcgtcgtcgtcgtctgcgccgtccagcagcagctccgcgccgtcggcgtcctcgtcgtctgcgccgtccagcagcagctccgcgccgtcggcgtcgtcgtcgtctgcgccgtccagcagcagctccgcgccgtcggcgtcctcgtcgtctgcaccgtccagcagcagctccgcgccgtcggcgtcctcgtcgtctgcaccgtccagcagcagctccgcgccgtcggcgtcctcgtcgtctgcgccgtccagcagcagctccgcgccgtcggcgtcctcgtcgtctgcgccgtccagcagcagctccgcaccgtcggcgtcctcgtcgtctgcgccgtccagcagcagctccgcgccgtcggcgtcatcgtcgtctgcgccgtccagcagcagctccgcgccgtcggcgtcctcgtcgtctgcaccgtccagcagcagctccgcgccgtcggcgtcgtcgtcgtctgcgccgtccagcagcagctccgcgccgtcggcgtcctcgtcgtctgcgccgtccagcagcagctccgcgccgtcggcgtcctcgtcgtctgcgccgtccagcagcagctccgcgccatcggcgtcgtcgtcgtctgcgccgtccagcagcagctccgcgccgtcggcgtcgtcgtcgtctgcgccgtccagcagcagctccgcgccatcgccgtcgtcgtcttctgcgccgtccagcagcagctccgcgccgtcggcgtcctcgtcgtctgcgccgtccagcagcagctccgcgccgtcggcgtcgtcgtcgtctgcgccgtccagcagcagctctgcgccgtcggcgtcgtcgtcgtctgcgccgtccagcagcagctccgcgccgtcggcgtcgtcgtcgtctgcgccgtccagcagcagctctgcgccgtcggcgtcgtcgtcgtctgcgccgtccagcagcagctctgcgccgtcggcgtcgtcgtcgtctgcgccgtccagcagcagctccgcgccgtcggcgtcctcgtcgtctgcgccgtccagcagcagctccgcgccgtcggcgtcctcgtcgtctgcgccgtccagcagcagctccgcgccgtcggcgtcgtcgtcgtctgcgccgtccagcagcagctccgcgccgtcggcgtcctcgtcgtctgcgccgtccagcagcagctccgcgccgtcggcgtcctcgtcgtctgcgccgtccagcagcagctccgcgccgtcagcgtcctcgtcgtctgcgccgtccagcagcagctccgcgccgtcggcgtcgtcgtcgtctgcgccgtccagcagcagctctgcgccgtccagcagcagctccgcgccatcgccgtcgtcgtcgtctgcgccgtccagcagcagctctgcgccgtcggcgtcgtcgtcgtctgcgccgtccagcagcagctctgcgccgtcggcgtcgtcgtcgtctgcgccgtccagcagcagctccgcgccgtcggcgtcctcgtcgtctgcgccgtccagcagcagctccgcgccgtcggcgtcctcgtcgtctgcgccgtccagcagcagctccgcgccgtcggcgtcgtcgtcgtctgcgccgtccagcagcagctccgcgccgtcggcgtcctcgtcgtctgcgccgtccagcagcagctccgcgccgtcggcgtcctcgtcgtctgcgccgtccagcagcagctccgcgccgtcagcgtcgtcgtcgtctgcgccgtccagcagcagctccgcgccgtcggcgtcctcgtcgtctgcgccgtccagcagcagctccgcgccgtcggcgtcctcgtcgtctgcgccgtccagcagcagctccgcgccgtcggcgtcctcgtcgtctgcgccgtccagcagcagctccgcgccgtcggcgtcctcgtcgtctgcgccgtccagcagcagctccgcgccgtcggcgtcctcgtcgtctgcgccgtccagcagcagctccgcgccgtcggcgtcctcgtcgtctgcgccgtccagcagcagctccgcgccgtcggcgtcctcgtcgtctgcaccgtccagcagcagctccgcgccgtcagcgtcctcgtcgtctgcaccgtccagcagcagctccgcgccgtcggcgtcgtcgtcgtctgcgccgtccagcagcagctccgcgccgtcggcgtcctcgtcgtctgcaccgtccagcagcagctctgcgccgtcggcgtcgtcgtcgtctgcgccgtccagcagcagctccgccccatcggcgtcctcgtcgtctgcgccgtccagcagcagctccgccccatcggcgtcctcgtcgtctgcaccgtccagcagcagctccgcgccgtcggcgtcctcgtcgtctgcgccgtccagcagcagctccgcgccgtcggcgtcctcgtcgtctgcgccgtccagcagcagctccgcgccgtcggcgtcctcgtcgtctgcaccgtccagcagcagctccgcgccgtcagcgtcctcgtcgtctgcaccgtccagcagcagctccgcgccgtcggcgtcgtcgtcgtctgcgccgtccagcagcagctccgcgccgtcggcgtcgtcgtcgtctgcgccgtccagcagcagctccgcgccgtcagcgtcctcgtcgtctgcaccgtccagcagcagctccgcgccatctgcgtcgtctgcaccgtccagcagcagctccgcgccgtcggcgtcgtcgtcgtctgcgccgtccagcagcagctccgcgccgtcggcgtcgtcgtcgtctgcgccgtccagcagcagctccgcgccgtcggcgtcctcgtcgtctgcgccgtccagcagcagctccgcgccgtcggcgtcctcgtcgtctgcgccgtccagcagcagctccgcgccgtcggcgtcctcgtcgtctgcgccgtccagcagcagctccgcgccgtcggcgtcctcgtcgtctgcgccgtccagcagcagctccgcgccgtcggcgtcctcgtcgtctgcgccgtccagcagcagctccgcgccgtcggcgtcgtcgtcgtctgcgccgtccagcagcagctccgcgccgtcggcgtcgtcgtcgtctgcgccgtccagcagcagctccgcgccgtcggcgtcctcgtcgtctgcgccgtccagcagcagctccgcgccgtcggcgtcctcgtcgtctgcgccgtccagcagcagctccgcgccgtcggcgtcgtcgtcgtctgcactgtccagcagcagctccgcgccgtcagcgtcctcgtcgtctgcgccgtccagcagcagctccgcgccgtcagcgtcgtcgtcgtctgcgccgtccagcagcagctccgcgccgtcggcgtcgtcgtcgtctgcgccgtccagcagcagctccgcgccgtcggcgtcctcgtcgtctgcaccgtccagcagcagctccgcgccgtcggcgtcctcgtcgtctgcgccgtccagcagcagctccgcgccgtcggcgtcctcgtcgtctgcgccgtccagcagcagctccgcgccgtcggcgtcgtcgtcgtctgcgccgtccagcagcagctccgcgccgtcggcgtcctcgtcgtctgcgccgtccagcagcagctccgcgccgtcagcgtcctcgtcgtctgcgccgtccagcagcagctccgcgccatctgcgtcgtctgcaccgtccagcagcagctccgcgccgtcggcgtcctcgtcgtctgcgccgtccagcagcagctccgcgccgtcagcgtcctcgtcgtctgcaccgtccagcagcagctccgcgccgtcagcgtcctcgtcgtctgcaccgtccagcagcagctccgcgccgtcggcgtcctcgtcgtctgcgccgtccagcagcagctccgcgccgtcggcgtcctcgtcgtctgcgccgtccagcagcagctccgcgccgtcggcgtcctcgtcgtctgcgccgtccagcagcagctccgcgccgtcggcgtcgtcgtcgtctgcgccgtccagcagcagctccgcgccgtcggcgtcctcgtcgtctgcaccgtccagcagcagctccgcgccgtcggcgtcctcgtcgtctgcgccgtccagcagcagctccgcgccgtcggcgtcctcgtcgtctgcgccgtccagcagcagctccgcgccgtcggcgtcctcgtcgtctgcgccgtccagcagcagctccgcgccgtcagcgtcctcgtcgtctgcaccgtccagcagcagctccgcgccgtcggcgtcctcgtcgtctgcgccgtccagcagcagctccgcgccgtcagcgtcctcgtcgtctgcaccgtccagcagcagctccgcgccgtcggcgtcctcgtcgtctgcgccgtccagcagcagctccgcgccgtcggcgtcctcgtcgtctgcgccgtccagcagcagctccgcgccatctgcgtcgtcgtcgtctgcgccgtccagcagcagctccgcgccgtcggcgtcctcgtcgtctgcgccgtccagcagcagctccgcgccgtcagcgtcctcgtcgtctgcaccgtccagcagcagctccgcgccgtcggcgtcctcgtcgtctgcgccgtccagcagcagctccgcgccgtcggcgtcctcgtcgtctgcgccgtccagcagcagctccgcgccgtcagcgtcctcgtcgtctgcgccgtccagcagcagctccgcgccgtcggcgtcctcgtcgtctgcgccgtccagcagcagctccgcgccgtcggcgtcctcgtcgtctgcaccgtccagcagcagctccgcgccgtcggcgtcgtcgtcgtctgcgccgtccagcagcagctccgcgccgtcagcgtcctcgtcgtctgcaccgtccagcagcagctccgcgccgtcggcgtcctcgtcgtctgcgccgtccagcagcagctccgcgccgtcggcgtcctcgtcgtctgcaccgtccagcagcagctccgcgccgtcagcgtcctcgtcgtctgcgccgtccagcagcagctccgcgccgtcggcgtcgtcgtcgtctgcgccgtccagcagcagctccgcgccgtcggcgtcgtcgtcgtctgcgccgtccagcagcagctccgcgccgtcagcgtcctcgtcgtctgcgccgtccagcagcagctccgcgccgtcggcgtcgtcgtcgtctgcgccgtccagcagcagctccgcgccgtcggcgtcgtcgtcgtctgcgccgtccagcagcagctccgcgccgtcggcgtcgtcgtcgtctgcgccgtccagcagcagctccgcgccgtcggcgtcctcgtcgtctgcgccgtccagcagcagctccgcgccgtcggcgtcctcgtcgtctgcgccgtccagcagcagctccgcgccgtcggcgtcctcgtcgtctgcgccgtccagcagcagctccgcgccgtcggcgtcctcgtcgtctgcgccgtccagcagcagctccgcgccgtcggcgtcctcgtcgtctgcgccgtccagcagcagctccgcgccgtcagcgtcctcgtcgtctgcaccgtccagcagcagctccgcgccgtcggcgtcctcgtcgtctgcgccgtccagcagcagctccgcgccgtcggcgtcgtcgtcgtctgcaccgtccagcagcagctccgcgccgtcggcgtcctcgtcgtctgcgccgtccagcagcagctccacgccgtcggcgtcctcgtcgtctgcaccgtccagcagcagctccgcgccgtcggcgtcctcgtcgtctgcgccgtccagcagcagctccgcgccgtcggcgtcgtcgtcgtctgcaccgtccagcagcagctccgcgccgtcggcgtcctcgtcgtctgcgccgtccagcagcagctccgcgccgtcggcgtcctcgtcgtctgcaccgtccagcagcagctccgcgccgtcggcgtcctcgtcgtctgcgccgtccagcagcagctccgcgccgtcggcgtcctcgtcgtctgcgccgtccagcagcagctccgcgccgtcggcgtcctcgtcgtctgcgccgtccagcagcagctccgcgccgtcggcgtcgtcgtcgtctgcaccgtccagcagcagctccgcgccgtcggcgtcgtcgtcgtctgcgccgtccagcagcagctccgcgccgtcggcgtcctcgtcgtctgcgccgtccagcagcagctccgcgccgtcggcgtcctcgtcgtctgcgccgtccagcagcagctccgcgccgtcggcgtcctcgtcgtctgcgccgtccagcagcagctccgcgccgtcagcgtcctcgtcgtctgcgccgtccagcagcagctccgcgccgtcggcgtcctcgtcgtctgcgccgtccagcagcagctccgcgccgtcggcgtcgtcgtcgtctgcaccgtccagcagcagctccgcgccgtcggcgtcgtcgtcgtctgcgccgtccagcagcagctccgcgccgtcggcgtcctcgtcgtctgcgccgtccagcagcagctccgcgccgtcggcgtcctcgtcgtctgcgccgtccagcagcagctccgcgccgtcggcgtcctcgtcgtctgcgccgtccagcagcagctccgcgccgtcagcgtcctcgtcgtctgcgccgtccagcagcagctccgcgccgtcggcgtcctcgtcgtctgcgccgtccagcagcagctccacgccgtcggcgtcctcgtcgtctgcaccgtccagcagcagctccgcgccgtcggcgtcctcgtcgtctgcgccgtccagcagcagctccgcgccgtcggcgtcctcgtcgtctgcgccgtccagcagcagctccgcgccgtcggcgtcctcgtcgtctgcgccgtccagcagcagctccgcgccgtcggcgtcgtcgtcgtctgcgccgtccagcagcagctccgcgccgtcggcgtcctcgtcgtctgcgccgtccagcagcagctccgcgccgtcggcgtcgtcgtcgtctgcgccgtccagcagcagctccgcgccgtcggcgtcctcgtcgtctgcaccgtccagcagcagctccgcgccgtcggcgtcctcgtcgtctgcaccgtccagcagcagctccgcgccgtcggcgtcctcgtcgtctgcgccgtccagcagcagctccgcgccgtcggcgtcctcgtcgtctgcgccgtccagcagcagctccgcgccgtcggcgtcgtcgtcgtctgcgccgtccagcagcagctccgcgccgtcggcgtcctcgtcttctgcgccgtccagcagcagctccgcgccgtcggcgtcctcgtcgtctgcgccgtccagcagcagctccgcgccgtcggcgtcgtcgtcgtctgcgccgtccagcagcagctccgcgccgtcggcgtcctcgtcgtctgcgccgtccagcagcagctccgcgccgtcggcgtcctcgtcgtctgcgccgtccagcagcagctccgcgccgtcggcgtcctcgtcgtctgcgccgtccagcagcagctccgcgccgtcggcgtcctcgtcgtctgcgccgtccagcagcagctccgcgccgtcagcgtcctcgtcgtctgcgccgtccagcagcagctccgcgccgtcggcgtcctcgtcgtctgcgccgtccagcagcagctccgcgccgtcggcgtcctcgtcgtctgcgccgtccagcagcagctctgcgccgtcggcgtcctcgtcgtctgcgccgtccagcagcagctccgcgccgtcggcgtcgtcgtcgtctgcgccgtccagcagcagctccgcgccgtcggcgtcctcgtcgtctgcgccgtccagcagcagctccgcgccgtcggcgtcctcgtcgtctgcgccgtccagcagcagctctgcgccgtcggcgtcctcgtcgtctgcgccgtccagcagctctTCCGTGTCGCTCAGTGA